A region of the Henckelia pumila chloroplast, complete genome genome:
TCCTTATATTTTCTTTAATATTGAAATATTAAAATATTCTATTTTCAAAAAAACCTCTCCACTAATATACACTAAGAACAAGTCTTATCCATTTGTTGGAGCTTCGATAGCAGCTAGATCTAGAGGGAAGTTATGAGCATTACGTTCATGCATAACTTCCATACCAAGGTTAGCACGGTTAATAATATCAGCCCAAGTATTAATTACACGACCTTGACTATCAACTACCGATTGGTTGAAATTGAAACCATTTAGGTTGAAAGCCATAGTGCTAATACCTAAAGCAGTAAACCAGATACCCACTACAGGCCAAGCAGCTAGGAAGAAGTGTAAAGAACGAGAGTTGTTGAAACTAGCATATTGGAAGATCAATCGGCCAAAATAACCATGAGCGGCTACGATATTATAAGTTTCTTCCTCTTGACCGAATCTGTAACCTTCATTAGCAGATTCATTTTCTGTGGTTTCCCTGATCAAACTAGAAGTTACCAAGGAACCATGCATAGCACTGAATAGGGAGCCGCCGAATACACCAGCTACACCTAACATGTGAAATGGGTGCATAAGGATGTTGTGCTCAGCCTGGAATACAATCATGAAGTTGAAAGTACCAGAAATTCCTAGAGGCATACCATCAGAAAAACTTCCTTGACCAATTGGGTAAATCAAGAAAACAGCGGTAGCGGCTGCAACAGGAGCTGAATATGCAACAGCAATCCAAGGTCGCATACCCAGACGGAAACTAAGTTCCCACTCACGACCCATGTAACAAGCTACACCAAGTAAGAAGTGTAGAACAATTAGTTCATAAGGACCACCGTTGTATAACCATTCATCAACGGATGCTGCTTCCCAAATTGGGTAAAAGTGCAAACCAATAGCTGCAGAAGTAGGAATAATGGCACCTGAAATAATATTGTTTCCGTAAAGTAGAGATCCAGAAACAGGTTCGCGAATACCATCAATATCTACTGGAGGAGCAGCAATGAAGGCAATAATAAATACAGAAGTTGCGGTCAATAAGGTAGGGATCATCAAAACACCAAACCATCCAATGTAAAGACGGTTTTCGGTGCTGGTTATCCAGTTACAGAAGCGACCCCATAGGCTTTCGCTTTCGCGTCTCTCTAAAATTGCAGTCATGGTAAAATCTTGGTTTATTTAATCATCAGGGACTCCCAAGCACACAAATTTTCTATATTATAGATTGAAATAGAAAATATAAAGGCTTGTTATTCAACAGTATAACATAACTTATATGTTCGTGTCAACCAATCCCCATAACTAGCTAGATTTATTCAAAAATAAATAACAATAAATAAATGAAGTGGATTAGAAAAAGAAAAAATGCATTTATATAATTTCGATATGACAGTGGGTTGCCCGGGATTCGAACCCGGAACTATTCGGATGGAGTAGATAATTTCTTTGTTATATTTGTTAAATATAGAAAAACCCCTCCCCAAGCCGTGCTTGCATTTTTCATTGCACACGGCTTTCCCTATGTATATATAATTTCCTTTCTTAGAGAGACTTTTAAAAGTTGAATACTCAGTTGATTGTTGATTTAACCCTTATTAGATACTACATCAACAGTTCAGAATAGTGGAAATCCTATTTTTTTTTAATTTTTTTATATCTCTCATCCATTGTTTTTTAGGAAAAATTTGTATTTCCAAGGTCTCAGAATTCTTATTTTAGGTTGGTCAGATCGTTGATAGAAATAATATCCAAATACCAAATTCGACTTCTATATACTCCCCGCAAAGTGGAAGAAGCTTTTGGGAAAGTAAAAGAAAGAACGTCTTGTTCCGACATAAAAAATTCTTCCAATAATTCCGAGCCTAATCTTTTCAAAAAAGCACGTACAGTACTTTTGTGTTTCCGAGCCAAAGTTCGAGCACAAGAAAGTCGCAATATATACTTTATTCGATACAAACTCTTTTTTTTGGAAGACCCACTATAATAATGAGAAATATTTCTACATATACGCCCAAATCGGTCAATAATATTCGAATCTGATAAATCAGCCCGAATCGGTTTACTAATGGAATGCCCTAATACGTTACAAAATTTCGCTTTAGCCAATGACTCAATCAGAGGAATAATTGGAACAAGGGTATCCAACTTCTTTCTAATATTATTGATTAGAAATGAATTTTCTAGAATTTGACTCCGGACCACTGAAAGATTCATTTTCACACTTGAAAGATAGCCCAAAAATTCAAGGGAATGATTGGATAATTGGTTTATATAAATCCTTCTTGGATGAAACCACAGCGAAAAATGCCATTGCCAAAAAGTTACAAGGTAACATTTCCATTTATTCATAAAAAGAGACGTTCCTTTTGAAGCCAAAATAGATTTTCTTTGATACCTAACATAATGCATGCAAGATTCCTTCACCAACCATAGGTTCGTCTGAAAATAGTTAACCTTAACAAAGACGTTCACAAAACGTTCTATTTTTACATAGAAATAGATTCGTTCAAGAAGAACTTCACAAGATGTTGATCGTAAGTGAGAAGATTGGTTACGTAGAAAGACGAAAATGGATTCGTATTCACATACATAAGAATTATATAAGAATAAGAATAATCTACTATTTTTTTTTGAAAAAGAGGAACTGACCTTCTTTGGAGTAATAAAACTATTCCAATTACAATGCTCGTTGAGAAAGAATCGTAATAAATGCAAAGAATAGGCATCTTTTACCCAATAGCGAAGAATTTGAACCAAGATTTCCACATGGACAGGATGGGGGATGAATATATCTAACACAAAAGTGAAATGTGAAAAATTGTCCTCTAAAAAGGGAAATATTGAATGAATTGATCGTAAATTCTGAGATTTTACTATCTTTTTCGTTTTGCCTTCTAGAGAAAATATTAATCGTAGAGAAAATGGAATTTCCACAATAAACCCTAACCCCTCTGATATGATTTGAGAATACAAATTATTGTTGCGTCCCAAAAAGGAATTCTTATTAGAATCATTAGGAGAAATAATCAAATAATTCTGTTGATACATTCGAGTAATTAACCGTTTCACAAGCAGAAAACTGGATTTATTGTCATAACCCGGATTTGCCGAAAAGATCGATCTATTGAAACCATGATCGTGAGTCAATGCATAAATATACTCCTGAAAGATAAGTGGATATAGGAAGTCATGTTGTTGAAATCTCTCTAGCTGTAAATATCTTTTGATTTCCTCCATTTGAATTTCAATTTGAGCCAAAGGGTAGAAAATTTTGAGGGTTAACAAATAAGACATAGTGCAATACAGTCAAAACAGGGTATTCTAGTAAGAATAGATACCCCGGAGACAAGTAAACTTATCAACAGATTCTCTACCCTCTCTTTTTTCCATTTCATTTAATTCGTCTATGTTATAGGATAACAAGATGGTTAGAAATCCTTTATCTTTTAAACCTAATTGCTCTTTTGATTTCGGAAAAAACTTTCTTTATCAATATACTTCTTCTTTTACACACACCTCGATTCCATATTAAGAATATAAATAGTTAGGATTCATTACAAAAATATAGAATCCCCTCGTGGGGAGACGTCCTTCCCGTATCAAGTACTAATCTATTTTTAACGTCTAATTAGATCGGGAACTTATTCAAAGTTAGAACATAAGCTGGTTCCTTTTTCTTTCTGATAATTAATTGAAGCCACAGGGCCCTATCCATTTATTCATTTGACCAAGCTCGTTCCGTTCCAAGAATTCGAACAAGGTTTTGTACCTATCCGATAAGAATAAAATATCCTCAGAACTCTCCATTGATACGACATGCTTTTTTTTCCATTCATTCCCTTTCAGGATCAGTCGGGGTCTTCCAAACTTTACCAATGGTATGGACGAATTCTTCACTTCATCCAAATGTGTAAAAGATTCTAGCCGCACTTAAAAGCCGAGTACTCTACCGTTGAGTTAGCAACCCGAAGAAAATATAGATTAAACATAATCTCAATAAAGGGTATATAGATAAAATCAATGAAATGAGATTTTAATAATAATAAAAAGAAAAGAGATTAAACAGGTACTAATCAAATCATTGAACTAACAAATCTAAAAAAAACAGATTTTATAATGGATTCGAAACATAAAAATGAATTGATTAGATCAACATACAAGAAATTCTCAGATAAAAGAAAAACAGAATTATCAAATGAGTTTAAAGTAAAAAAACCTATGGACAGAAACAAATAGACCCACTTCACTTATCACGATGAATTATATTTGTTCAATACACTGTTGTCAATATTCTAAATTTTGAGAAAAGGAAAAAAACAAAAGAGATTGCTATTAAAATCTTTTTTGAAATTAAAATAACTTCAATGCAATAATATTCAAAATTGTCTTGGATTGGCACTACATACCTAATCTACGGAGATACAAAAAGTAGAAATGGAATAAAATAATATAAATAAGGAAGAATTAAAAAAAAATATGTATTTTTTAGCCCGTACTGTATTTCATCAATCTAAGTGGAATAAGCAGGCTTGATTCCTTATTGGTTAGTCAAGTTGTAATGAAAATCACACAATTGAAAGAGATACCCGAATGTTTTTATTTTTTAATCAATAAACTAATGTTTTGTCATTCTAGACCATCACCATCAGATTCGACAGAAGGAATGATAAATAGATACGAATCGAACAGGAAGGGGGGGATCAAAAAAACTAGTAAAGATAAATTATACAAAGTTATATATAAATAGCTACCCCCCCTTGGTATTTCTTTAAATTTAATTGAATTTTGTTTAATTAGACGGAAGTTCTTTAAAAACTTCTGCTTTCTTTAAAAGATTATGAACAGTTCCTGTAGGTTGAGCACCCCTTTCAAGGAAGTATAGAATAGCAGGAACATTTAAATAAGTTTGATTCTTCATTGGATCATAAAACCCCACTTTTCTAAGATCTTTTCCTTCTCTTCGGGATCGAACATCAATTGCAACGATTCGATAGACGGCTCATTGGGATAGATGTAAATGAACAATACCCCCCCTAGAACCGTATAGGAAGTTTTCTCCTCGTACGGCTCGAGAAAAAATGATTTGATTCGAATGAACCTAGAAAATCAATTAGACTTTAATTTCAGTCGTTTTTTGTCCTTCCCGAAAATTGAAAAGAAACCATTCGTACTCATAACTCAAGTTGAATAACTCTCAAATAGCTCAAAAGGAAATTCTTCTCTTTAGTCAATTTCATTTATTGAGTCGTCTT
Encoded here:
- the rps16 gene encoding ribosomal protein S16, which encodes MVKLRLKRCGRKQRAVYRIVAIDVRSRREGKDLRKVGFYDPMKNQTYLNVPAILYFLERGAQPTGTVHNLLKKAEVFKELPSN
- the psbA gene encoding photosystem II protein D1, which codes for MTAILERRESESLWGRFCNWITSTENRLYIGWFGVLMIPTLLTATSVFIIAFIAAPPVDIDGIREPVSGSLLYGNNIISGAIIPTSAAIGLHFYPIWEAASVDEWLYNGGPYELIVLHFLLGVACYMGREWELSFRLGMRPWIAVAYSAPVAAATAVFLIYPIGQGSFSDGMPLGISGTFNFMIVFQAEHNILMHPFHMLGVAGVFGGSLFSAMHGSLVTSSLIRETTENESANEGYRFGQEEETYNIVAAHGYFGRLIFQYASFNNSRSLHFFLAAWPVVGIWFTALGISTMAFNLNGFNFNQSVVDSQGRVINTWADIINRANLGMEVMHERNAHNFPLDLAAIEAPTNG
- the matK gene encoding maturase K, with the translated sequence MEEIKRYLQLERFQQHDFLYPLIFQEYIYALTHDHGFNRSIFSANPGYDNKSSFLLVKRLITRMYQQNYLIISPNDSNKNSFLGRNNNLYSQIISEGLGFIVEIPFSLRLIFSLEGKTKKIVKSQNLRSIHSIFPFLEDNFSHFTFVLDIFIPHPVHVEILVQILRYWVKDAYSLHLLRFFLNEHCNWNSFITPKKVSSSFSKKNSRLFLFLYNSYVCEYESIFVFLRNQSSHLRSTSCEVLLERIYFYVKIERFVNVFVKVNYFQTNLWLVKESCMHYVRYQRKSILASKGTSLFMNKWKCYLVTFWQWHFSLWFHPRRIYINQLSNHSLEFLGYLSSVKMNLSVVRSQILENSFLINNIRKKLDTLVPIIPLIESLAKAKFCNVLGHSISKPIRADLSDSNIIDRFGRICRNISHYYSGSSKKKSLYRIKYILRLSCARTLARKHKSTVRAFLKRLGSELLEEFFMSEQDVLSFTFPKASSTLRGVYRSRIWYLDIISINDLTNLK